The genomic interval GATAAGAAGTTCGGCAAAACTTCTTTCGCAAGCTCAAAAATTTCTTGAGCCTTTGACTTCTGTTTAGTATCTACAAGCTTTTTTCTGTTTTAGCACTCTTCATCTCTAAGTGCTAACAAATTTATTATAACCCTTTGTTTATACCTTGTCAAGCAAAAAGACATAAAAATTAGCACTCTTTTTATTAGAGTGCTAATTTCATTTATAAAAGATTGGAATCTTTGGATGTTTGCCAAATATTCATGACTGTAATTACCATTACAGCAATGACAAAGAGGCTTTCATACTTTACTTCATGTTGAATGAAAAGTATGGCATAATCTATAATCAAAAGTGCCGAAATAATTTCTAAAAGTATAAAAGTAAAACGCCAAAATTTCAATAATAGAAAGATTAATAAAGCAAAAATCAATAAATAGATTAAACTTTGCCAACTCGTAATTGTTGACGAAATTTTAGTCGTTAATGTTTTTATATTTGTCGATAAGTTATTAAAAAATTGACTAAAGAAATTATTATGAACAAGGAGAACTTTAATCATTTCCGAGACACTGTAAATAAATAGAGCAACATTAACATAGAGTAGAAGTCTGGTTCGGTTTAGCATGATTTCATTTCCTTTATGCTGGTAATAGTTTTAGATATTCTTCTAAAGTAAGATTGTGTTCGGTCATATATTTAGCATTTTCTAAACCAACATATCTAAAATGCCAGTCTTCATAACCAATTCCTGTCTCTGCCTTTTTCCCTTCTGGAAAACGAAGAACAAATCCATATTTGGGAGCAATTGCTGCAACTTGTTTTGCATATTGACTCTCATTTAGGCTATCAATATTACTCATATCAATCGCTAATCCTGTTTGATGTTCTGAACTTCTTGGCGGCTGAGAATAAGTTTGTACATTTTTTATCGCTTCTTCTTCTGAAATTGGATTTCCACTTGAATTTACTGTTCCTTGACCATTCATTTCTGCTTGGACATAAGATTGATAAAGCCCTTCTTGATATGAGACTGACCGATAACCTGAGATTAAATGTTCAGCTGGTGATATTTGTTGGGCTGCTGCTAAAAATTGTTGAACCGCTGATGCTATCCTTTGATCAACTTGAATCCCATTTACGGTTGCCAGTGTTGGGTTCATTTCATCTTTAGGTGATTTTCGACTCACCAATACTAAATCCCAATCTGATTGTTTAGCGTCAGGTAAATCCTTTTTCTTTGCCGCCTCTTTAGATGACGAAATACTTGTTTTTTTAGATGATTCGTTTGTTGAATTTGACTTATCATTGGTGATAAAAATAAATCCCAAAGCACAAACGATCAAAAGAACAAGCACGATTAAACTAAATGTTATTCTTCTTTTCATTTTTTAGCTAACTTTTCACTCCCTATTTCTCGATAAGACATGTCTCCAACTTTTCCAATGGTAAATTTTCCATCCTCAAAACTTAAATGAGTGACAGAACCATTATCAAGACCATGTGGACGAGGGAGTTCTGGGTGAGCGAGTTTTACAAAAGTTCCAATGGTCATTCCATGGCTGACAATAACAATATTTTTAGCCCCTTTTGCTTCAGATTCCTTGGCAATATCTGTAAAACCATCCATGATACGTCCTGAAAGTTTTTCCCATGGTTCAGCCCAGCCAGCAGTATCAACTTCAAAAATCGCATTAGCAATTACTTCATCTGGAGGAAATTCGTCGGTATGATGATTTCCAGTTTCGGTAAATATTCTTGGTAAAACGCCATCAAAAAGTTCTCCGTCATAGCCACCATCAAATGAACCAAAACACCACTCACGGATTCTTTTATCATAAGTGTATGGAATTCCTTCATTATCAGAATTAGCCAAGATAAAACCCATTGTCTGGATTGTACGTCCAGAATCAGATGAATAAGCTCGGTCAAATTTAATGCCTTTTTCTTTGAAGCCTAGACCAAGTTCAATAATTCCTTGTTCTCCTGCCGCAGTTAAAGGTGTATCAGACCAACCTTGCGCTCTGCCAATTGTATTAAACATTGTCTTCCCATGTCGAACTAAATAAATATTTACCATTTCTACTCCCTTTTTATTGATTCTAACAAAAAAATTACGATAGGATATTTCTATCTATATAGAAAATTACAGCCATTCCTGTTTAATTGTAAAGTAGGAACCTCTTATCTCACCTGCGAGTTTTGAACGTTGGCGTGCAAATTTGAATTTTCCCTCAAGTTCTTTGGGGATTTCCATACCCACTGACAACTTTATTCCAACTGCCCGTTTTGGTTTCTTGCCCTCTTGTCCAACTTTTTCATAGAGCAGATTTAAAACCATACCGTCTTCGTAATAGAATTCAGGCCAATAGAGTTCATCATTTTCATAGATAGCAACTTCGAGTATTTTTGCTGAAAATTTTAAATTACGTTCTTCAAGTAAAATTTTCTCAAACAAAGCGACTTCGTCGGCTTTTTCATGAGCTGGATATGTGAGATACTCAAATTTATACTTATTCCAAAAATAACGTGCTTCATTAGCTCGTAAACCTGCTAAAGAATCGGCTACCGGCGAAGTTTCCAAGCCAACTGTTTCTAAATCTTTAAAATTCACTTTGTAAGCCATAAAATAACCTCCGTATTTTTTCACTTCTTCCATTATATCATTTTTGGAAGCGCTCATCATTTTTTAGAAATGTTTAGGAGCTAAATTTTAAAAGTATTTTTAGTTTTTAAATGAATGAATTGGTGCTGGAATTTGACCGCCACGAGCAATAAAATCTGCTGACGACGCTTTGTTTACTTTCATAACTGGTGCTACACCGAAAAGTCCACCAAATTCAATTTGTTCGCCTTCTTTGCCCATTGGAATAATCCGTACTGCTGTCGTTTTTTGATTAATGACCCCGATGGCGGCTTCGTCAGCAATCATTGCTGCAATGGTAGATGCCGGTGTTTCTTCAGGAATTGCAATCATATCCAAGCCAACTGAACAAACACAAGTCATGGCCTCTAATTTTTCAATATTCAATGCCCCAGAATTGACAGCGGCAATCATTCCTTCGTCTTCTGAAACTGGGATAAAGGCGCCTGAAAGTCCACCAACACGTTCAGCTGCCATAACTCCGCCTTTTTTCACAGCGTCATTAAGCATGGCTAGGGCGGCTGTTGTTCCATGAGTCCCAACAGTTTCAAGTCCCATTTCTTCCAAAACGCGTGCAACCGAATCGCCAATTGCTGGTGTAGGTGCAAGTGATAAATCAACTATTCCAAATTCAACATTAAGTCTTTCTGAAGTCATTTGACCAACAAGTTGACCAATTCTTGTAATTTTAAAAGCTGTCTTTTTAATGGTTTCAGCTAAAATATCAAAAGATTCTCCGCGGACTTTTTCAAGAGCACGTTTAACTACACCAGGTCCTGAAACTCCAACATTGATAATCGTATCTGCTTCCCCAACTCCATGAAAAGCTCCTGCCATAAATGGATTGTCTTCAACGGCATTAGCAAAGACAACAAGTTTGGCATTGAGCCATTTATCACCTTTAGACATGATTTTAATGGTTTCACCCATATCTCGAACTGCTGTCATATTAATACCTGTTTTAGTTGAACCAACATTTACCGAAGCACAGACGCGCTCAGTTGCTGCTAGGGCTTTAGGCATTGATTTAATCAAAATTTCATCACCTTTTTGATAACCTTTTTGCACAAGAGCAGAATAGCCACCAATAAAGTCAATGCCAATCTCTTTTGCTGCACGGTCCATCGCAAGAGCAAGTGGTGTGTAATCATCAGCAGCTGTTGCTGCTCCAATAATTGCAATGGGTGTTACAGAAACACGTTTATTAACAATTTTAATACCGAGTTCATGTCCAATCTCGTTACCTACTTCAACAAGTTTTCCTGCTTTTTTGACAATTTTTTGATAGATTTTTTCAGCTGCTTTATCAATATCAGCATCGATACAATCAAGAAGACTGATTCCCATTGTTATTGTGCGAATGTCGAAATTTTGTTCTTCAATCATCGCAATTGTTTCTTTGATATTTTGAATATCCATTATTTAATTTCCTTAGTTTTGATTAAAATTTTACTGACAGAAATTTTTTTCGTGCTGTCAGTAAAAATACTTTTAAATAAAAGTCATTTATTGGCTAATTTTTTTCTGTCAGTAAATTATAATTTGTGCATGGCGTTAAAAATTGCTTCATTTTGAACATGAATATTGACACCCAAGGCTTCACCTTTTCTTGAAAGTTCTGCTTGAAAGGCTGAAAAATCACTATTTTGTGTTTCAACTACCATCATCATGGTAAAAGCTCCACTCATCAAGGTTTGTGAAATTTCAATGATATTTGCTTCAAGTTCTGCCAATGTTGCTGTGACTCCAGCAACAATCCCAATTTTATCTGCTCCTACTACTGTTACAACTGCGCGCATTTTGTTTCTCCATTCAAATTTTTATCCTATTATAACATTTTTATTTAAATTTTCAGTCAATTTTCTTGTCAGTAAAATAAACTTTTGCTGACAGCTCTGTCAGTCAAAATCATTCATGATTTATTGGCTAGTTTTTGCTATAATCAGCTTATCATGACTTTAAAAACTTTTTTTAATTTTACACGTATTCAAACCTTACCCGCAGCATTATTATCACCGATTGCTGGCTGTCTTTTTGCCTTTTGGTACTTTGGAAGTTTTCATTTTTGGCCTACGCTTCTATTTTTTATTGGTTTAGCAAGCATTAATCTTTTTGTTTCGGCTTGGAATAATCTGATGGATTATCAAAAAGCACTTGATCCTGAGTATAAGAAATGGAATATTATCGTTGCTAAATCGATTAATCCTAAACTTGCTTTAAACATTTGTTTGGCACTTTTAGCGATTGATGTAGTCGTTGGACTCATTGTTCTTTCCTTGACTAATCTTGCGATTTTACCAATTGGTGGACTTTGTTTCTTAATTGCTATTTTCTATACTTATGGTCCTTTTGCTTTTTCTCGTTTTCCTTTGGGCGAAATTTTAGCGGGTCTTTGCGAAGGGTTCTTTGGTTTTTTCCTTGCTGTCTATATTAATTCTTATGATAAAGGCTATTTTTTCATTAATTTTGACAGGAATTGGTCCATGACATGGACTTGGGACTTTAAAATTCTTTTACCAATCCTTCTAGTCGGTCTGATGTGTTTCGTTCAAAATTTTAATATTATGTTTTCTGATAATATTTGCGATTTAGAACAGGACATTCGCAATGAGCGTTATACTTTACCTTATTATCTAAAGATTCCACTCAGTTTAAAAGTATTTACTGGACTATATTTATTTGCTGGACTTTGTATTTTAATTGCCATTGCTTTGGGAATTTTACCAATTTGGTCATTATTAATGAGCGTCATTGCCCTGAAAGTTATTCCTAATATTAAAAAATTTAGAGCCAAACAAAGTAAATCAGAGACTTTCCACCTTCAAATTGACAATCTGATGTTATTTAATGCTTCTCTTGCCCTTACGTTGTTACTGGGAATTATGTTTAAGTAAAATAAAAAAGCGCTTAGCGCTTTTTTTACTTTTCCAAAGAGAAATCCATGACGACCGGCTGGTGGTCCGATGATTTGAATTGGTTATCAATGGTTTGTATTTTTAAGTCTTTTATATTATTTGAAACAAGAAATCCGTCAATAATTCCAAATGTATTTTTGGGATTTTTCTTATCATAGGCATAATCAAGTGAACGAACAGTTGGGGCATTGGTTGGTGCGACCACTCGCATTCCTTTTGTCAAATTTTCCGTGGGAAATTCCTTCATCCATGTTAATTCTGGATGAGCTTTACCAGCTAGGGCATGGTTATAATCAGCCCCACAAATGACATAATCTCCTTTAGAAACATACTTTTTCATCTCATCAAATAAAGTCAATAATTGTTGTTTTTGAATTTTTTGGTCAGTGATAAATGCTGACAGATGTGTATTAAAGATGACGAATTTTTTATCTGAATTCTTAATTGGCAAAATACTGACAGAAAAAGCTCGGTCTAAATCAAAAAATTTATTAAAATTAGTTTCGATAGGCAACTTATATCTTGTTGAACTTTCAATTTCATATTTAGAATAAGTCATAATTCCAGATTTAGCTTTTCCAATTGGCTTGGTCACCGGATAAAAAAGAAAGGCTGAATCGTAATTCTGTGTCAGAACACTGGTATAATCGGGAAGGACAGCACGAACCATTTGAGGTTCATTTACTTGTTGGCTGCGATCTCCTTGCCAATCAATTTCTTGAATATTTCCAAAGTCTGGCTTCTCTTTATTAATAAGTCTGATATCTTCTTGAATTGCAGATTTGACAGCAGATTTACTATAAGCTCGCACATCATCCCCACCATCCATGAAAAAATTGAAAGAAGGAGGGTAAGACCCATAACCGATATTAAAAGTCATCATTTTATAGGTTTGCCCCAGCTCAACTTGCTGAGTTTGAGGATTTTTAATTGTCTGCTTCATATCATTAGGAAGGCGATGATATTGTGCATAAACATAGATGATATAAGACCCAATAATCAGAGCAAATACTAAAATAATGCTGACAAGGATTTTTCCAATTAACTTTAAGCGATTTTTCATATTATTCACTAAATAATTCTAGGAAAATTTACTGACAGCCACTCCTAAACAGTCTGTCAGTAAAATATTTGTCCCAAACTTATTTACTTTCTTCAATCATTTTTAAAACTTCTTGTGTTGAGCGAACTCGTCCAAGGCGTGGGAAAATTCCCTCAACAATTCCTTGATGGAGTTGCCCATTAAAATCTGTCATTGCATCTTCAATAGCAATAACTTGATAACCATGCTGGAAAGCTTCACGGGCCGTAGTATCACAACCGATCGTTGTAGCAATTCCAGTCAAGAGGATTTCATCAATTCCACGATGACGTAATTGGACATCTAAATCCGTGCCGTAAAATGCGCCCCAGTTATGTTTAGCGACATGAATGACATTATTATATTCTTTATCATAAGCTTCAGGCATGACAAAATCAGCAAAATCTGTCGGAATTTGTCCTTGTGCAACAGCTGGATTGTCAGTTTTTGGTTTTAAAGTTTCGCCACCGTAGTTTTTGACGTGAACAAAAACAATTAAAGCGCCTGTATTTTTTAAACTTGTTACAAGTTCTTTATTTTTAGCTAAAACCTCTTGTGCAGAATAAGGAGCAAATCCCTCACGCCCTGCAATTCCTTTTTGTAGGTCAATAATAACCAAGGCTGTTTTTTCTAAATTCAAAGTTGTCATATTTTTTTCTCTCAAATTTTAGCCTCTTTTATGTGGCTTTTTTCTTCCGTCAGTAAATTTTTTGCCATTATCTTTTTTGTCAGTAAATTTGCCCTTAGCAGCTTTACTGTAAAATGGTTTCTTGGCTAATTTCTTTTTCTTTTTATCAAATTCAGATTTCTCGTCAGCTCTTCTGCCATTTTTTGATTTATTAGCAGATTTGTCAGTAGATTTTGGCGCTACTGATTTAACCTTAAGAGATTGATTTGATTTTTTGCGACCTTTATGATCAGGTTTTTTCTTCGCTTTCGCTGCTTTATCAATCAAATCTAATTCTGAGGGTAGATATTCAAAATCAATCTCCCCAGTCATTCTATCAGCTTTGACAACTTTTATTTTAATAGGCTGACCAATTTTAAAGGTAAGTCCACTTCGTTCGCCAATAAGCGCCAACATTCTTTCTTGATAATTAAAATAATCACCTTTAAGGGTTGAAATATGAACTAAACCTTCAATCGTATTTTCAAGTTCAATAAACATTCCAAAACGGGTAACTGAAGCAATAATCCCTTCATACTCTTCACCCACATGTTCTTCCATGAATTCGGCTTTTTTCATTTTTTCAACTTCACGTTCAGCATCAACCGCCCGGCGTTCACGATGACTAGAATGTTCTGCAATTTCAGGAATTTTATCTTCCCATTTTTGTAAAATATTAGCTGATGTTTTTCCCTCACCAATTTCACGAATCAATCGATGAACCAACAAATCGGGATAACGACGAATTGGTGAAGTAAAGTGCGTATAATTTTCCGCAGCTAAACCAAAGTGCCCCTCATTGTTTTCTGAATAACGCGCTTGTTGCATACTCCGTAACAACATAGTTGACAAGACCATTTCTCCAGGCTGACCTTTAATTTTCTTCATGAAAGCTTGTAAAACCTTCTGATCAATACCATTTGAAGTTCCTTCAATCTGCATTCCAAAAGTTGCTGCAAAATCAATAAAACGTTGCAATCTATCAGCTTTTGGTTGTTCATGAATCCGATAGATAAAAGGCAGACCATGCGCTTCAAAATGTGTCGCGACTGTTTCATTCGCTTCAAGCATGAATGATTCAATCATTCGCTCAGCAATGCCACGTGTTCGTTTTCTAATTTCAATTGGCAGTCCTTTTTCATTGACAATGATTTTAGCTTCTACTGTATCAAAATCAATGGCCCCGCGTCTTTTACGCATGGCTTCTAAAATATGGTGAAGTTCAACCATTATTTTTACAGAATCTGCAATTTTAGCATATTTTTCAAGTGCTGCCTCATCTCCTGCAATCATTTGATTAACGGCATCATAAGTCATTCTTTCTGTCGTTTTAATAATTGATTGAGAAATTTGATAGTTGATCACTCGACCTTCAGGACTAATTTCCATGACACAAGACTGTGTTAGACGATTGATTCGAGGATTCAATGAACAAATTCCATTAGAGAGACGTTCGGGCAGCATTGGAACTACTCGATCCGTCACATAAACAGAAGTTCCACGTTCGTAAGCTTCTTTATCTAATGGAGAATTTTCAGTGACGTAGTGTGAAACGTCCGCAATATGTACTCCTAATTCATAGTTTCCATTTTCCAAACGTTTAGCATGCACAGCATCATCAAGGTCTTTTGCGTCTGCTCCATCAATTGTAAAAGTGATTTCATTACGATAATCGACCCGTCCCACAATTTCATTTTCTGGAACTTCTTCTGGAACAGCTTCAGCTTGGTCTAAAACTTCTTTTGGAAATTCAGAAACAATATCCATTGAAGCCAAAACTTCCAAAACGTCAATTCCTTGGTCATCTGCTTGACCAATAATTTCAGTGACTAATCCTTGCATTGTCTGTGGAAATTCCTTATCTGGATAATGAGTGATTTCAACACGAACAATCGCTTTATTTTCAGGAATTAATCCTTCATTTCCTAAATAAACACGATAAGGGATTTTTTTATTCCGAGATTTAACAAAACCAATCAGTCCTGTTTGCTCTTTTTCATCATAATTCAAAGCTACAAAAGTTCCAACAACCTGATGGACGTCATGGCGAATGATTTCGACAACATGCCCTTCAGCAGAAGTTCCTTTGAGCGCATTGGCATTTTTATCAATTTCAATAAAAACTTCGTCACCATCAAGGGCGAAAGCCGTTTGGCCTCTTGCGACAAAAACGTCTGGTTCTTCAGCATCAATGCTGACAAAACCAAAGCCAGCTGCATTGGCCCGGAAAATTCCGCTGATTACAACTTTTGCCTCTTCTTTTTTGGCTAGTTCAACTTTACCTTTTGCAGTAAAATTAAGCAAATGCTTGGCTTCTAGTGAAGCTAAAGTTTTGACAAATACTTTGTAATCTTTAGCCTTATTCATATGTAACGCAACTGACAATTCTTCTACTGACAGTGCTTTTTTTGAACTATTCTCAAGATAGTCCATGATTACTTCTCTAATACTCATTATATTCTCTCAATGAACTTTTTGACCACAAAAATTGGACAAAAAGCCCCTTTCTTTTTTTGTTTCAAATATTAACTTGATTTTTTAGCTAATATTTTAAGAGATTATCAGTGGTATTAATCATTTTATCAGACATTTTTGACTGATAGAATCAATTCTACCACTGACAATTTGGACAACTAAACATTTGACGCAATTAGAAAAACATTTATAAGAAAATAAAATACGGACTGTTTTCAGCCCGCAATTTTAACGTGTTGATAAAACAACAAGAGCAAATCCAATAACTAGCCATAAGCCAATCATGATTGCTGTAAAACGCTGCATCACTGCCTCAAAACCGCGCGCTTTACGACGTTCAAACAATTCACCTGTTCCACCCGAAAAAGCATCTGCTGCTCCATCTTGTTTTGAAGGTTGCATGAAAATCGCTACAATAATAAATGCTGAAACTACAAGCATTGCAACAAGCAAAATGTCATAAATTACTTTTTCCATAGTCTTATAAATTACTTAGGCGATAAACCTAATCTCCTTTTTCAAAATTGCGTTACTTACATTTTACCATATTTTCGATTAAAAGTCATTCCGAATCCTTTAATAAAAAATTACTGACGATTTTGTCAGTAATTTTTTTATTTTAATCAAGTTCAGCTACAAATTTATAAGCTTCTTGAGCTGCTTGCGCTCCATCACCAATAGCTGTAGTGATTTGACGGAAATCTTTTTGACGAACATCACCTACGGCAAAAATACCAGGTAGACTTGTTCTCATATGGTCATCGGTAATAATCCAACCGGCTTCATCAGTAATTCCAAGATTACCAGCAAATTCAGCAACTGGGTCAAGTCCCACATAAATGAAGATTCCACCAAAAGCTTTTTCAGTTACTTCACCCGTTTTAACGTTTTTATAAACAACGGATTGAACTTTTTTGTAATCCCCTTTAATTTCCATAGGAACAGAATCCCAAATAAAGTTGATTTTTTCTTCTTTGAAAGCTCTTTGTTGGATAATTTCTTGTGCACGCAATTTATCACGACGATGCATAATTGTTACTGATTGACCAAAACGAGTCAAGTAGAGAGCTTCTTCAACAGCAGAGTCACCACCACCAATAACTAAAATTTCTTGGTTTCTAAAGAAAGCACCATCACAAACGGCACAGTAGGAAACTCCGCGAGCTCCATATTCTTCCTCACCGGGAATTTCAAGCTTACGGTGATTAGCTCCTGTCGCAATAATAATTGATTTAGTGACAAACTCATCATCTTCTGTGATAATTTTTTTGTAATCCCCATGGTCTTCAATAGCCGTCACAAAACCATAAGCATTTTCTACGCCTAAACCTTCCAAAGGTTCAGCCATTTTCATTGAAAGTTCAGGACCCATGATTGTTTCATAGCCAGGATAATTTTCAATCTCAGCTGTGTTATTCATTTGACCACCAGGAACACCACGTTCTAAAAGCAAAGTTTTCATTTCAGAACGTGCAGTATACATCGCTGCAGTCATTCCCGCAGGGCCTGAACCAATGATGACAACATCATATTTCTTTTCTGTCATTTTTAATCCCTTTTCTAAGAGCTAAAGAACTCCCCTTAAATTCATAAACTCAAGCTAGCATTTCAGCAAACTTGAGCCCTTTTTTATTAGTTCTAAAAACTCTTTTTTCTAATATCTAAAATCTTATAGCACCATTTTACATTGTCAAACGATATTTTTCCATTAATTAGATTTATTTAAAGCATAAATAAAAATCAAAGTCCACGAATTCTTAGTATTACAAGTACTCCTAAAACAGCAAAACTCAGGATAGGCGTCGTTAAAATACCAACTAAAATTAAATCAAAAATTCGATTTCTTCTTTCAGTCCACGGTTTTTTCGTATTTCGCACAAGGTAAGTGAACGCATATAATCCACCTACCAATAAAACAAAGATAGCTGAAATTAATAGACCTTTTAAATAAAACTGTAAAATCATCATTTTAGTTATTAACCTCTAAATTCTTGACATGACGTGATAAAAACTCTCGTGTACGAGGATTTTTTGGTGAGTAGAAAACTTCTTGAGGAGTTCCCGCTTCAATGATTTTCCCTTGTTCAAGAAAAAGCACTTTTGTTGCAACATTATAAACAAAGTCCATTTCATGACTGACAAGAACCATTGTTTGTTTATTTTGAGCTGCATTTAAAATTACTTCTTGAACTTCACCAACTAATTCAGGGTCAAGGGCAGATGTCGGTTCATCTAAAAGTAAAAGTTTTGGTTGCATCGCTAAAGCACGAGCGATTCCAACCCTTTGTTTTTGACCACCTGATAAAAATTTTGGATAGTAATCTTTCCGGTCAGTTAGACCAACCTTATCTAATTCAGCTTCGGCAATCTCTTTTGCTTGCGCCTTAGATAATTTTTTAACCTGAATCAACCCTTCCATTACATTTTCAAGGGCAGTCCGACGTTCAAAAAGATTAAATTGTTGAAAAACCATTCCAGTCTTTCTGCGAAGTTCAAGTACTTCTTGCTTTGTGATTATCGAATAATCAATCTTTAAGTCATCAATTTCAATTTGACCACTATCTGGTCTTTCAAGATCATTTAAAGCCCGGAGAAAGGTTGATTTACCAGCACCAGAAGCGCCAATAAGGGCAACAACATCTCCTTCTTCAATTTCCAAGCTAATGTCATTGAGAACTTGATTACCCGAAAATGTTTTACTTATATTTGTAATTTTAATCATTATCGTCCTCCTTAGGCTTGGTTAAATGGGTTTTTGCTCAATGAAATTTGTGCACGATTTTTACGTTTGTCATTTGGCATTCTTACGTCTAATTTACGCTCTAATCCACGAATTAAGAGTTCAAAAATAATACAAATTGGCCAGTAAACTAAAGCTAAGGCTAAATAAGTTTCAAATAAACGGAAGGTTGAGCCCCCAATAATTTGAGCACGAGCTGTCATTTCTACCACACCTGCAACGAAGGCAAGTGAAGTTGATTTCAAAAGTCCAATCAGAGCGTTTCCTAAAGGAGCCGTTGCAACGGTTGCTGCTTCAGGTAAAGTCACACGCATAAAAACTTGGAAGTTTGTCATTCCGAGTGATTTGGCTGCTTCGATTTGTCCTTTATCAACGGATTGAATTGCAGCACGAATTGTTTCCGAGTTATAAGCTCCTTCATTGAGTGCGAAAGCAACAATGACAAAAAGCATAGCTGGAATTGTATTGACATTAAAATTCGTTCCATAATTCATATTGATTGCTTTTAAAATCAATGGAATCCCTGTATATGAAAGGTATAATTGTACCAAAATAGGGGTTCCACGAATGAAACTAACAAACAAAGCACGCAATTGATTCAAAATTGGAATTTTATTAATACGAACCAAAGCAAGAATGAGTCCTAAAAGTAACCCAAAGACCATGGCAATTATTGTCATTTCAAGAGACGACAAAATCATTTTTATAATTGGTAAAAAGGCATCTACAAATGCTGACCAACTAAAAATCTTTGTGAAAAACATGGTCCAAAAGTCATGAAAATTATACTGACCTTTGATTAAGAGAAAGGGAAGAGCTGGCAAAATAATTAAAGCCAAAAG from Lactococcus lactis carries:
- the rnr gene encoding ribonuclease R, with amino-acid sequence MSIREVIMDYLENSSKKALSVEELSVALHMNKAKDYKVFVKTLASLEAKHLLNFTAKGKVELAKKEEAKVVISGIFRANAAGFGFVSIDAEEPDVFVARGQTAFALDGDEVFIEIDKNANALKGTSAEGHVVEIIRHDVHQVVGTFVALNYDEKEQTGLIGFVKSRNKKIPYRVYLGNEGLIPENKAIVRVEITHYPDKEFPQTMQGLVTEIIGQADDQGIDVLEVLASMDIVSEFPKEVLDQAEAVPEEVPENEIVGRVDYRNEITFTIDGADAKDLDDAVHAKRLENGNYELGVHIADVSHYVTENSPLDKEAYERGTSVYVTDRVVPMLPERLSNGICSLNPRINRLTQSCVMEISPEGRVINYQISQSIIKTTERMTYDAVNQMIAGDEAALEKYAKIADSVKIMVELHHILEAMRKRRGAIDFDTVEAKIIVNEKGLPIEIRKRTRGIAERMIESFMLEANETVATHFEAHGLPFIYRIHEQPKADRLQRFIDFAATFGMQIEGTSNGIDQKVLQAFMKKIKGQPGEMVLSTMLLRSMQQARYSENNEGHFGLAAENYTHFTSPIRRYPDLLVHRLIREIGEGKTSANILQKWEDKIPEIAEHSSHRERRAVDAEREVEKMKKAEFMEEHVGEEYEGIIASVTRFGMFIELENTIEGLVHISTLKGDYFNYQERMLALIGERSGLTFKIGQPIKIKVVKADRMTGEIDFEYLPSELDLIDKAAKAKKKPDHKGRKKSNQSLKVKSVAPKSTDKSANKSKNGRRADEKSEFDKKKKKLAKKPFYSKAAKGKFTDKKDNGKKFTDGRKKPHKRG
- the secG gene encoding preprotein translocase subunit SecG; translation: MEKVIYDILLVAMLVVSAFIIVAIFMQPSKQDGAADAFSGGTGELFERRKARGFEAVMQRFTAIMIGLWLVIGFALVVLSTR
- the trxB gene encoding thioredoxin-disulfide reductase, with amino-acid sequence MTEKKYDVVIIGSGPAGMTAAMYTARSEMKTLLLERGVPGGQMNNTAEIENYPGYETIMGPELSMKMAEPLEGLGVENAYGFVTAIEDHGDYKKIITEDDEFVTKSIIIATGANHRKLEIPGEEEYGARGVSYCAVCDGAFFRNQEILVIGGGDSAVEEALYLTRFGQSVTIMHRRDKLRAQEIIQQRAFKEEKINFIWDSVPMEIKGDYKKVQSVVYKNVKTGEVTEKAFGGIFIYVGLDPVAEFAGNLGITDEAGWIITDDHMRTSLPGIFAVGDVRQKDFRQITTAIGDGAQAAQEAYKFVAELD
- a CDS encoding DUF4059 family protein, which translates into the protein MMILQFYLKGLLISAIFVLLVGGLYAFTYLVRNTKKPWTERRNRIFDLILVGILTTPILSFAVLGVLVILRIRGL
- a CDS encoding amino acid ABC transporter ATP-binding protein, translating into MIKITNISKTFSGNQVLNDISLEIEEGDVVALIGASGAGKSTFLRALNDLERPDSGQIEIDDLKIDYSIITKQEVLELRRKTGMVFQQFNLFERRTALENVMEGLIQVKKLSKAQAKEIAEAELDKVGLTDRKDYYPKFLSGGQKQRVGIARALAMQPKLLLLDEPTSALDPELVGEVQEVILNAAQNKQTMVLVSHEMDFVYNVATKVLFLEQGKIIEAGTPQEVFYSPKNPRTREFLSRHVKNLEVNN
- a CDS encoding amino acid ABC transporter permease, whose amino-acid sequence is MKKNKKIILGIVLLLALIILPALPFLLIKGQYNFHDFWTMFFTKIFSWSAFVDAFLPIIKMILSSLEMTIIAMVFGLLLGLILALVRINKIPILNQLRALFVSFIRGTPILVQLYLSYTGIPLILKAINMNYGTNFNVNTIPAMLFVIVAFALNEGAYNSETIRAAIQSVDKGQIEAAKSLGMTNFQVFMRVTLPEAATVATAPLGNALIGLLKSTSLAFVAGVVEMTARAQIIGGSTFRLFETYLALALVYWPICIIFELLIRGLERKLDVRMPNDKRKNRAQISLSKNPFNQA